In Brienomyrus brachyistius isolate T26 unplaced genomic scaffold, BBRACH_0.4 scaffold133, whole genome shotgun sequence, a single window of DNA contains:
- the LOC125727934 gene encoding lectin-like, translated as MRTPSLLGVALLCLAAMPAAMADDNVDLHFPKQCGKRYWHKVGRYCAKYFNTPSSFADAESACRQAASGGHLVSVHDEQTNADVLAIVLEYNPSSPRIWLGGQRFGQSSTFIWTDGSAWDFEKWVPDQPDDAGNHENCVEMNWKDLGEWNDDWCIKRKPFICAFKWHKWQQEPED; from the exons ATGAGGACTCCAAGCTTGCTGGGGGTTGCACTCCTCTGCCTGGCTGCCATGCCTGCTGCAATGGCTGATG ACAATGTAGATCTCCACTTCCCAAAGCAGTGTGGTAAACGCTACTGGCACAAAGTGGGCCGCTACTGTGCAAAGTATTTCAACACACCAAGCTCCTTTGCCGATGCCGAG TCTGCTTGCAGGCAGGCAGCTTCAGGGGGTCACCTGGTCTCCGTGCACGATGAACAAACAAATGCGGATGTCTTGGCCATCGTGTTGGAATACAACCCCTCCTCACCAAGGATCTGGTTGGGCGGTCAAAGGTTTGGTCAG TCAAGTACATTCATCTGGACAGATGGTTCTGCTTGGGATTTTGAGAAATGGGTTCCAGATCAACCAGATGATGCTGGAAATCATGAGAACTGTGTGGAGATGAACTGGAAAG ACTTGGGAGAATGGAATGATGACTGGTGCATCAAACGGAAACCTTTCATCTGCGCCTTCAAATGGCACAAGTGGCAGCAGGAGCCGGAAGACTGA
- the LOC125727918 gene encoding zona pellucida sperm-binding protein 4-like isoform X1, whose product MEKSRCIQQLWAHASILLAVLAVSFAQKTAVKNFVSASAKCQVYERIPCGDPAFGQAACEAINCCFDGQQCYYGNAVTVQCTRDGQFVVVVAKDSTVPQLDVASVSLLGGNAAPCLPVATTNAFAIYTFPVTACGTVVKVDGDYVVYENRMTSSYEVGVGPLGSITRDSLYELLFQCRYWGAEVASLVAAVNTVPPPLPVAAPGPLRVELRLANGQCYTKGCDEGAAAYTSYYQDSDYPVTKVLRQPVYVEVRILNRTDPNLVLVLENCWATPGLDPLSLPQWSLLVDGCPYQGDKYQTTLVPVDASSGLPFPTHYKRFIVKMFAFVDPASQRRYQGKGFIHCSVAVCRPSATDSCEQRCFRKGRDVAAAHKSSSPDTTVVSSGEMHLVAPRVGHMAGRW is encoded by the exons ATGGAGAAATCGCGCTGTATTCAGCAGCTTTGGGCTCACGCAAGCATTTTACTCGCTGTTCTTGCCGTCTCTTTCGCGCAGAAAACGGCTGTCAAGAATTTCGTTTCCGCTTCAGCCAAATGCCAAGTGTATGAGAGGATTCCATGTGGCGATCCTGCTTTCGGCCAGGCTGCTTGTGAAGCCATAAACTGCTGCTTTGATGGCCAGCAGTGTTACTATGGGAATGCAG TGACTGTGCAGTGCACAAGGGATGGTCAGTTTGTGGTTGTGGTGGCCAAGGATTCCACTGTGCCCCAGCTGGATGTGGCCAGTGTCTCCCTACTGGGTGgaaatgctgccccttgcctccCTGTTGCCACTACAAATGCCTTTGCCATCTACACCTTCCCTGTGACTGCCTGTGGCACTGTGGTCAAG GTGGATGGTGACTATGTAGTGTATGAGAACAGGATGACGTCTTCATATGAAGTTGGTGTGGGCCCCCTGGGATCCATCACAAGGGACTCCCTCTACGA GCTCCTCTTCCAGTGTAGGTATTGGGGTGCTGAGGTTGCGTCCCTGGTGGCCGCTGTGAATACAGTTCCACCACCTCTGCCAGTAGCTGCTCCAGGGCCTCTGCGGGTGGAGCTGAGGCTGGCAAATGGCCAGTGTTACACTAAAGGGTGTGATGAAG GAGCTGCTGCATATACCTCCTACTACCAGGACAGCGACTACCCTGTGACCAAGGTCTTGCGGCAGCCTGTATACGTTGAGGTTCGCATCCTGAATAGGACAGACCCCAACCTTGTCCTGGTTCTGGAGAACTGCTGGGCAACACCTGGCCTTGACCCTCTGAGCCTGCCTCAGTGGAGCCTCTTGGTTGATGG GTGCCCCTACCAAGGTGACAAGTACCAGACCACCTTGGTTCCTGTGGATGCTTCCTCTGGGCTTCCCTTCCCAACCCACTACAAGCGCTTCATTGTGAAGATGTTCGCATTTGTGGACCCAGCCTCCCAGCGACGTTATCAGGGGAAG GGGTTCATCCACTGCAGTGTAGCTGTGTGCCGCCCATCGGCCACTGACAGCTGTGAGCAGAGGTGCTTCAGGAAAG GTAGGGATGTTGCTGCTGCACACAAGAGCTCCTCCCCTGACACGACTGTGGTGTCCAGTGGGGAAATGCATCTGGTGGCCCCCAGAGTCGGACACATGGCTGGCCGGTGGTGA
- the LOC125727918 gene encoding zona pellucida sperm-binding protein 4-like isoform X3, protein MEKSRCIQQLWAHASILLAVLAVSFAQKTAVKNFVSASAKCQVYERIPCGDPAFGQAACEAINCCFDGQQCYYGNAVTVQCTRDGQFVVVVAKDSTVPQLDVASVSLLGGNAAPCLPVATTNAFAIYTFPVTACGTVVKVDGDYVVYENRMTSSYEVGVGPLGSITRDSLYEYMVTGFPSPPMLVSAGAAAYTSYYQDSDYPVTKVLRQPVYVEVRILNRTDPNLVLVLENCWATPGLDPLSLPQWSLLVDGCPYQGDKYQTTLVPVDASSGLPFPTHYKRFIVKMFAFVDPASQRRYQGKGFIHCSVAVCRPSATDSCEQRCFRKGRDVAAAHKSSSPDTTVVSSGEMHLVAPRVGHMAGRW, encoded by the exons ATGGAGAAATCGCGCTGTATTCAGCAGCTTTGGGCTCACGCAAGCATTTTACTCGCTGTTCTTGCCGTCTCTTTCGCGCAGAAAACGGCTGTCAAGAATTTCGTTTCCGCTTCAGCCAAATGCCAAGTGTATGAGAGGATTCCATGTGGCGATCCTGCTTTCGGCCAGGCTGCTTGTGAAGCCATAAACTGCTGCTTTGATGGCCAGCAGTGTTACTATGGGAATGCAG TGACTGTGCAGTGCACAAGGGATGGTCAGTTTGTGGTTGTGGTGGCCAAGGATTCCACTGTGCCCCAGCTGGATGTGGCCAGTGTCTCCCTACTGGGTGgaaatgctgccccttgcctccCTGTTGCCACTACAAATGCCTTTGCCATCTACACCTTCCCTGTGACTGCCTGTGGCACTGTGGTCAAG GTGGATGGTGACTATGTAGTGTATGAGAACAGGATGACGTCTTCATATGAAGTTGGTGTGGGCCCCCTGGGATCCATCACAAGGGACTCCCTCTACGA GTACATGGTGACTGGGTTTCcttccccccccatgctggtATCTGCAGGAGCTGCTGCATATACCTCCTACTACCAGGACAGCGACTACCCTGTGACCAAGGTCTTGCGGCAGCCTGTATACGTTGAGGTTCGCATCCTGAATAGGACAGACCCCAACCTTGTCCTGGTTCTGGAGAACTGCTGGGCAACACCTGGCCTTGACCCTCTGAGCCTGCCTCAGTGGAGCCTCTTGGTTGATGG GTGCCCCTACCAAGGTGACAAGTACCAGACCACCTTGGTTCCTGTGGATGCTTCCTCTGGGCTTCCCTTCCCAACCCACTACAAGCGCTTCATTGTGAAGATGTTCGCATTTGTGGACCCAGCCTCCCAGCGACGTTATCAGGGGAAG GGGTTCATCCACTGCAGTGTAGCTGTGTGCCGCCCATCGGCCACTGACAGCTGTGAGCAGAGGTGCTTCAGGAAAG GTAGGGATGTTGCTGCTGCACACAAGAGCTCCTCCCCTGACACGACTGTGGTGTCCAGTGGGGAAATGCATCTGGTGGCCCCCAGAGTCGGACACATGGCTGGCCGGTGGTGA
- the LOC125727944 gene encoding zona pellucida sperm-binding protein 4-like produces the protein VDGDYVVYENRMTSSYEVGVGPLGSITRDSLYELLFQCRYWGAEVASLVAAVNTVPPPLPVAAPGPLRVELRLANGQCYTKGCDEGAAAYTSYYQDSDYPVTKVLRQPVYVEVRILNRTDPNLVLVLENCWATPGLDPLSLPQWSLLVDGCPYQGDKYQTTLVPVDASSGLPFPTHYKRFIVKMFAFVDPASQRRYQGKGFIHCSVAVCRPSATDSCEQRCFRKGRDVAAAHKSSSPDTAVVSSGEMHLVAPRVGHMAGRW, from the exons GTGGATGGTGACTATGTAGTGTATGAGAACAGGATGACGTCTTCATATGAAGTTGGTGTGGGCCCCTTGGGGTCCATCACAAGGGACTCCCTCTACGA GCTGCTCTTCCAGTGTAGGTATTGGGGTGCTGAGGTTGCTTCCCTGGTGGCCGCTGTGAATACAGTTCCACCACCTCTGCCAGTAGCTGCTCCAGGGCCTCTGCGGGTGGAGCTGAGGCTGGCAAATGGCCAGTGTTACACTAAAGGGTGTGATGAAG GAGCTGCTGCATATACCTCCTACTACCAGGACAGCGACTACCCTGTGACCAAGGTCTTGCGGCAGCCTGTATACGTTGAGGTTCGCATCCTGAATAGGACAGACCCCAACCTTGTCCTGGTTCTGGAGAACTGCTGGGCAACACCTGGCCTTGACCCTCTGAGCCTGCCTCAGTGGAGCCTCTTGGTTGATGG GTGCCCCTACCAAGGTGACAAGTACCAGACCACCTTGGTTCCTGTGGATGCTTCCTCTGGGCTTCCCTTCCCAACCCACTACAAGCGCTTCATTGTGAAGATGTTCGCATTTGTGGACCCAGCCTCCCAGCGACGTTATCAGGGCAAG GGGTTCATCCACTGCAGTGTAGCTGTGTGCCGCCCATCGGCCACTGACAGCTGTGAGCAGAGGTGCTTCAGGAAAG GTAGGGATGTTGCTGCTGCACACAAGAGCTCCTCCCCTGACACGGCTGTGGTGTCCAGTGGGGAAATGCATCTGGTGGCCCCCAGAGTCGGACACATGGCTGGCCGGTGGTGA
- the LOC125727916 gene encoding zona pellucida sperm-binding protein 4-like, which translates to MAKSRCIQQLWAHASILLAVLAVSFAQKTAVKNFVSASAKCQVYERVPCGDPAFGQAACEAINCCFDGQQCYYGNAVTVQCTRDGQFVVVVAKDSTVPQLDVASVSLLGGNAAPCLPVATTNAFAIYTFPVTACGTVVKVDGDYVVYENRMTSSYEVGVGPLGSITRDSLYELLFQCRYWGAEVASLVAAVNTVPPPLPVAAPGPLRVELRLANGQCYTKGCDEGAAAYTSYYQDSDYPVTKVLRQPVYVEVRILNRTDPNLVLVLENCWATPGLDPLSLPQWNLLVDRCPYQGDKYQTTLVPVDASSGLPFPTHYKRFIVKMFAFVDPASQRRYQGKGFIHCSVAVCRPSATDSCEQRCFRKGRDVAAAHKSSSPDTAVVSSGEMHLVAPRVGHMAGRW; encoded by the exons ATGGCGAAATCGCGCTGTATTCAGCAGCTTTGGGCTCACGCAAGCATTTTACTCGCTGTTCTTGCCGTCTCTTTCGCGCAGAAAACGGCTGTCAAGAATTTCGTTTCCGCTTCAGCCAAATGCCAAGTGTATGAGAGGGTTCCATGTGGCGATCCTGCTTTTGGCCAGGCTGCTTGTGAAGCCATAAACTGCTGCTTTGATGGCCAGCAGTGTTACTATGGGAATGCAG TGACTGTGCAGTGCACAAGGGATGGTCAGTTTGTGGTTGTGGTGGCCAAGGATTCCACTGTGCCCCAGCTGGATGTGGCCAGTGTCTCCCTGCTGGGTGgaaatgctgccccttgcctccCTGTTGCCACTACGAATGCCTTTGCCATCTACACCTTCCCTGTGACTGCCTGTGGCACTGTGGTCAAG GTGGATGGTGACTATGTAGTGTATGAGAACAGGATGACGTCTTCATATGAAGTTGGTGTGGGCCCCCTGGGATCCATCACAAGGGACTCCCTCTACGA GCTGCTCTTCCAGTGTAGGTATTGGGGTGCTGAGGTTGCTTCCCTGGTGGCCGCTGTGAATACAGTTCCACCACCTCTGCCAGTAGCTGCTCCAGGGCCTCTGCGGGTGGAGCTGAGGCTGGCAAATGGCCAGTGTTACACTAAAGGGTGTGATGAAG GAGCTGCTGCATATACCTCCTACTACCAGGACAGCGACTACCCTGTGACCAAGGTCTTGCGGCAGCCTGTATACGTTGAGGTTCGCATCCTGAATAGGACAGACCCCAACCTTGTCCTGGTTCTGGAGAACTGCTGGGCAACACCTGGCCTTGACCCTCTGAGCCTGCCTCAGTGGAACCTCCTGGTTGACAG GTGCCCCTACCAAGGTGACAAGTACCAGACCACCTTGGTTCCTGTGGATGCTTCCTCTGGGCTTCCCTTCCCAACCCACTACAAGCGCTTCATTGTGAAGATGTTCGCATTTGTGGACCCAGCCTCCCAGCGACGTTATCAGGGGAAG GGGTTCATCCACTGCAGTGTAGCTGTGTGCCGCCCATCGGCCACTGACAGCTGTGAGCAGAGGTGCTTCAGGAAAG GTAGGGATGTTGCTGCTGCACACAAGAGCTCCTCCCCTGACACGGCTGTGGTGTCCAGTGGGGAAATGCATCTGGTGGCCCCCAGAGTCGGACACATGGCTGGCCGGTGGTGA
- the LOC125727920 gene encoding zona pellucida sperm-binding protein 4-like: protein MEKSRCIQQLWAHASILLAVLAVSFAQKTAVKNFVSASAKCQVYERIPCGDPAFGQAACEAINCCFDGQQCYYGNAVTVQCTRDGQFVVVVAKDSTVPQLDVASVSLLGGNAAPCLPVATTNAFAIYTFPVTACGTVVKVDGDYVVYENRMTSSYEVGVGPLGSITRDSLYELLFQCRYWGAEVASLVAAVNTVPPPLPVAAPGPLRVELRLANGQCYTKGCDEGAAAYTSYYQDSDYPVTKVLRQPVYVEVRILNRTDPNLVLVLENCWATPGLDPLSLPQWNLLVDRCPYQGDKYQTTLVPVDASSGLPFPTHYKRFIVKMFAFVDPASQRRYQGKGFIHCSVAVCRPSATDSCEQRCFRKGRDVAAAHKSSSPDTTVVSSGEMHLVAPRVGHMAGRW, encoded by the exons ATGGAGAAATCGCGCTGTATTCAGCAGCTTTGGGCTCACGCAAGCATTTTACTCGCTGTTCTTGCCGTCTCTTTCGCGCAGAAAACGGCTGTCAAGAATTTCGTTTCCGCTTCAGCCAAATGCCAAGTGTATGAGAGGATTCCATGTGGCGATCCTGCTTTCGGCCAGGCTGCTTGTGAAGCCATAAACTGCTGCTTTGATGGCCAGCAGTGTTACTATGGGAATGCAG TGACTGTGCAGTGCACAAGGGATGGTCAGTTTGTGGTTGTGGTGGCCAAGGATTCCACTGTGCCCCAGCTGGATGTGGCCAGTGTCTCCCTGCTGGGTGgaaatgctgccccttgcctccCTGTTGCCACTACAAATGCCTTTGCCATCTACACCTTCCCTGTGACTGCCTGTGGCACTGTGGTCAAG GTGGATGGTGACTATGTAGTGTATGAGAACAGGATGACGTCTTCATATGAAGTTGGTGTGGGCCCCCTGGGATCCATCACAAGGGACTCCCTCTACGA GCTCCTCTTCCAGTGTAGGTATTGGGGTGCTGAGGTTGCTTCCCTGGTGGCCGCTGTGAATACAGTTCCACCACCTCTGCCAGTAGCTGCTCCAGGGCCTCTGCGGGTGGAGCTGAGGCTGGCAAATGGCCAGTGTTACACTAAAGGGTGTGATGAAG GAGCTGCTGCATATACCTCCTACTACCAGGACAGCGACTACCCTGTGACCAAGGTGTTGCGGCAGCCTGTATATGTTGAGGTTCGCATCCTGAATAGGACAGACCCCAACCTTGTCCTGGTTCTGGAGAACTGCTGGGCAACACCTGGCCTTGACCCTCTGAGCCTGCCTCAGTGGAACCTCCTGGTTGACAG GTGCCCCTACCAAGGTGACAAGTACCAGACCACCTTGGTTCCTGTGGATGCTTCCTCTGGGCTTCCCTTCCCAACCCACTACAAGCGCTTCATTGTGAAGATGTTCGCATTTGTGGACCCAGCCTCCCAGCGACGTTATCAGGGGAAG GGGTTCATCCACTGCAGTGTAGCTGTGTGCCGCCCATCGGCCACTGACAGCTGTGAGCAGAGGTGCTTCAGGAAAG GTAGGGATGTTGCTGCTGCACACAAGAGCTCCTCCCCTGACACGACTGTGGTGTCCAGTGGGGAAATGCATCTGGTGGCCCCCAGAGTCGGACACATGGCTGGCCGGTGGTGA